In a single window of the Dreissena polymorpha isolate Duluth1 chromosome 3, UMN_Dpol_1.0, whole genome shotgun sequence genome:
- the LOC127872381 gene encoding calmodulin-A-like: MEKSDRETVNLVRQEDTEGAEMSNTDTESGDDNASEEEIDPRYSLTEVQINAIGLNKDTVNGKYHTIGDVFRLLDVDGSGYLDSQELETALKHMGVDITKEEVDELVKKIDQDGNGTVDMFEFSQMVAQKMQVYDPEKELRDAFAVFDKNGDGKVSVEEIREVVESLGGKMTNAEVESMLVDVDENHDGYIDYDEFVHIWMGNEKPESERTTIESQQDECVREVVDGN, from the exons ATGGAG AAATCAGACAGAGAAACCGTTAATCTAGTTCGCCAAGAAGATACAGAAGGGGCTGAGATGTCCAACACTGATACAGAGTCTGGAGATGATAATGCAAGTGAAGAGGAGATTGACCCTCGGTATTCGCTAACGGAAGTTCAGATTAACGCTATCGGATTAAATAAGGATACTGTAAATGGCAAGTATCATA CAATAGGGGACGTGTTCCGTTTGCTGGATGTGGACGGTAGCGGCTACCTCGACAGCCAGGAACTGGAGACGGCACTGAAACACATGGGAGTTGATATAACGAAGGAGGAAGTGGACGAATTGGTGAAGAAGATCGACCAAGACG GTAATGGGACCGTGGATATGTTCGAATTCTCCCAAATGGTGGCGCAGAAGATGCAGGTATACGATCCTGAGAAGGAGCTGCGAGACGCATTTGCTGTGTTTGATAAGAACGGGGATGGGAAAGTCAGCGTGGAGGAAATAAGAG AGGTGGTGGAATCCCTTGGAGGCAAGATGACTAACGCCGAGGTGGAAAGCATGTTGGTGGATGTGGACGAAAACCATGACGGTTACATTGACTACGATG AATTTGTGCATATTTGGATGGGAAATGAAAAGCCAGAATCTGAAAGAACGACAATAGAGTCTCAGCAAGATGAATGTGTACGAGAGGTAGTTGATGGAAATTGA